The genomic stretch GCACCGCCCCACGCCCGACGCCGTCCACGCGCAAGTAGTACGTCCCGGCCGCGACCGCCGAGGTGATGCGGGCATCCATCGCTCGATCGGGATCGGCGGTCGCGAGGACGGCTCCGGACGCGTCGAGCAAATCCAGGCGGATGTCGAGATTCGGCGCGAAGGGCGCCGGCAGCGCATGCACCTCGATCGTTCCCGCGACGCAGTTGAACACGTACAAGTCCACGTCGCCGGCATGTGCGATCACACCCGCTCGCCCAATCCGCCCGAGCGGCGCGTGCAGGGCCGCGGCCGATGCGAACGTGTCGCCTGCCTCGTCGCCGACGAAAGAGACGCGGTTCTCTTCCGAGGCGATGAGGGCGACGTCGTCCTGCTGGTTGTTCGCCCCGGAATACTCGCCTCTACTCCAATGCGTGACGGGCTGGTAATAGCTGTTCCCCATGATCGGCGCCCAACCGACCGCACCGCCACCGTGGCCTTCGTAGTACTCCGTCCAGGGAGAGAGCAGCCCGTCGTGCCGCAGACCGAAGGTGTGCCCGATCTCGTGCGAGGCGGCCTCTGCGATCCCGACGATCGATCGGTTGAACACCCAACATGGGATCGTCTCCGAAAAGGAGGAGTGCGAGCGGCGGAAACTTCCGACGAAGGCCACGCCACCCGGCTTGGCGGTGTGGAAATTGGTCGGGGTCACGATGCAGCGCATCCTCCTGCCCACGGGCGCCTCCGCGTAGCGTTCGGGGTCGGTCGTGATGTCCACGTCGAACGGAGCGAAGTCCTCCGCCACGCGCGCCCAGATCTCCGAGATTTGTTCGGCCGATAAGAACGCCGGTGCCGCCACGATCGTCTCGCCCCCGTTCCAAGAAGGATCGGACACGACCTCGCCGTCGAAATCGAGGTGCACGACCGCCACGGCCGAAGGTCGGCTCGAAAGCGAAGGGACCTCGATCTCCGCCCCGGGCGATCCGCCACGATCGATCGCTGCCCCCGCCACGGACTCCGCCTCCGCCTCCTCGTCCGCATCGCGGGGCAGCGGGAAACACATCACTTCGTCCAGCGGTCGCTCTCCGAGCAGCACCTGACCGTCGCGCTCGGTGGCGAGTTCGTAGGCGACGTGTTCGTCCGGCAGGAGGATGAAACCCGAGGCGGTCTTGCCGCTGGTGGCGAGGGCGAACGACCCCGCTTGCGCGCCCGAAAGCGCGCCACCCACCCGCACCCAGCCCTCGGCGTCGCGCTGCACGAGATTGACCCGCCCCTGCACCTGCTCCCCGTCGAAGACGCTCAACACCACCTCGTCGCCTTCGCGCAGGGCCGCGATCGCTTCGATCACGTCGCGATCCACTGCGCCCGAACGCCCTTTCGGAGGTGTGCCCAAGGCACGTGCGGCGAAGTAAGCCGCCGAGCGAGGTTGCAGCCGACTGCCCTCCGTGGGGCCCACGAGCCTCCAAGCCGCGAGCCTAGGCTCGTCCGCACGCAATGTTCGCTGCACGGCCGCAGCCGGAGGTGGGTTCGCCCCCGAGGCGCCGCCCCCGGATCTCGCGAAGGTCGGCTCGGTCCCCCCCGCGGGCTCCACCCCCGCCCTCTCCGGCTCCAGCACCGGAGCCGTGGCAAGCGTGTCCCGCCACCGATTCACGAGCAACGCGCACACTCCCACGCACACGAGTACGATCGCGGAACGGATCTCTAGACGGCGCGACATGTGGCGAGAGGTGTCGGGGGAATCGACCGACGCGTGTTCGGCGGTGCAGCGCTCGGTTCTCGCCCCGATGTGGACGAGAACTACCGCAGAATTTCACCGAGCCAAGGCCCCACCCCGCCACCACCTCGCGATCAGGGAGTTTCGCAGGCCCCTCTCGTGGCGAACCCCTACGCGACCGGATTTTCGGCATCCGACACGAGCGCTCGTTTGACGCACACCGGCACCGCGGTTTGCATCGTGCACACCCCTACCGCGCTTCGCATCTCCCCATGTCGCGAACCGATTCACCCGATCGGCCCCCCAACCCCGATCTGCTAGCCGAGATGGCATCGTCCGTCCCAGGAGTGCTCCACGCCCTCCGGATCGGAACCGATGGAAACACCTCGTTCACGTGGATCAGCGAGTCGGCGCGCGACATCCTCGGCCTCGCGCCGCACGAACTCTCGGCCGACGGATCCGCGTTCATCCGTCGTATCCACGAATTGGATGCTGCACGCGTGGCCTCTTCCGTCGCACTTTCGATGCGCGAACTCTCTGCGTGGACCTGCGAATTCCGCTGGCTCCACCCTTCTCGCGGCGTGATCTGGCTCGAAGGTCGTTCCTGTCCTCGACGCCTGCCCGAAGGAGCCACGATCTGGCACGGGGTCCTGTGGGAAGTCACCGATCGCAAGAACACCGAGACGTCCCTGCGCGACCGCGAGCAAAGGCTCCGACTCCTGCTCGACCAACTCGCCGCCTCGATCTGGACGACCGATGCAGCCCTCGCCGTCACCTCCGTCTCCGGACTGGGCGACCGGCCTGTCGGGCCCAACCGCGAAGGACTCGTCGGGCGCAACGTCCTCGAACTGGTGCCGGATCCAGCCACCCGCGCGCGCGCCGCCGAAATCTACCGCCGCGCCCTCGCCGGCGACACGGGTGCGTTCGACGTGCTGCACGAAGGCCGCGACGTCCGTTGCCTGATCTCGCCCTTCCGCGAGGCCGACGGCACGATCGTCGGCACGCTCGGGATCGGCTTCGACCTCTCCGAGCAGCGCAATACCGAACGCACCCTCGCAGCCGAACGCGACCGCATGGAAAAGATCGCCGGCACCATACCCGGAGCGGTCCACTCCTTCCGCCTTCGTCCCGACGGTACGACCTGTATGCCGTTCGGTGCGGAACGCGTCTCGCCACTCTTCGGCATACCCGCCGAAGAACTCCTCCACGACGCTTCGCGTGTCCGAGCACTCATCCATCCCGACGATCAAGAGATCGTCACGCGTGCAGTCGAACACTCCGCCCGAACCCTCGAACCGTGGCACCAAGAATACCGCAGCCTCAGGGCGGACGGCACCTACGGTTGGCTCGAGGGGCACTCCGTCCCCCTGCGCGATCCCGACGGCGGCACCACGTGGCACGGCACGCTCACCGACGTCACCGAGCGCAAGCTCGCCGAGCAAACGCTGCGCGAAAGTCAGGCACAACTTCGCACGACTTTCGCGCAACTCTCCGAAGGCGTGGTCGTTTGCCGTCTCGACGGCACCATCGACGACTGGAATCCGGCCGCTCTCGCCATGCACGGCTTCACCGACCTCGCCGAATGTCGCGCCGGGCTCGAGCATTTCCTCGACGTCTTCGAGCTACGCACGCTCTCCGGCGATCGCGTGCCCGCCGACGCATGGCCGTTCGCCCGGATCCTCCGGGGCGAGACGCTCCACGGTCTCGACCTGCGCATTCGCCACCTCCGCCTCGGCTGGGAAAAGACCTTCCGCTACACCGGTTCGCTCGCGCGCGACGAACGGGGCCGCCCCGTCCTCGCCGTCGTCCACGTGAGCGACGTCACCGCCGACCGTAGACACGAAGAAGAGATCCTCGCGCTCAATGCCGAACTGGAAGAACGCGTCCGCGACCGCACCGCCGAGTTGATCGAAGCCAACGCCGAGCTCGAGGCGTTCTCCTACTCCGTCTCGCACGACCTGCGCGCACCCCTGCGCACCATCGACGGCTTCGCCCAAGCCCTGATCGAAGACCACGGTCACCTGCTCTCCGCCGAAGCGAGACGACTCGTCGACGTCATGCGCAAAGGCGCGTGCGACATGGGCCGACTCATCGACGATCTCCTCGCCTTCGCCCAACTCGGCCGACGCGAGATCCGGCGACAAGTCGTCGATACACACGCGATCGTCGCGCGTTGCCTCCGACAGCTCGACGACCTGCACCGAGATCGCAAGGTACACTGCACCGTCCACGCTCTCCCCGCCTCCGATGCCGACCCGGCTCTGCTTGCTCAAGTCTGGAGCAACCTCCTCGGCAACGCCTACAAATACACCCGCGACGCCTCTCCCGCCGTGATCGAGATCGGATTCCACGACGAACAAGGCATCCCCGCCTTCTTCGTCCGCGACAACGGCATCGGCTTCGACATGCGCTACCTCGACAAGATCTTCGGCGTCTTCCAGCGACTTCAACGCCAAGAAGACTTCGAAGGTACTGGCGTGGGCCTCGCCATCGTGCACAGGATCATCACCCGACACGGCGGACGCATCTGGGCCGAATCACGGCTTGGCCACGGCGCCACGTTCCACTTCACGCTGCAACCGCACCCCGCATGACGCCCTCTACTTCGCCCATCGAGATCCTCCTCGTGGAGGACAACCCGCAGGATCTCGAACTCACTCTCCGCGCCCTCAAGAAGGCCAACATCGCCAACCACATCGAAGTGGCACGCGACGGCGAAGAAGCACTCGACTACGTCTTCTGCCGCGGACGCCATGCCGAGCGCCGTATCTCCGACACGCCTCGCGTCATCCTCCTCGATCTGAAGCTCCCCAAGATCGACGGCCTCGAAGTGCTCAAACAGATCAAGAGCGACGAACGCACCCGCAACACGCCCGTCGTCGTCCTCACCTCCTCGAAGGAGCAGACCGATCTCGTCGAGAGCTACCGCCTCGGCGTGAACAGCTACATCGTCAAACCCGTCGGCTTCGAAGGCTTCGCCGCCGCCGTGCAGAAACTGGGCATGTATTGGCTGTTGCTCAACCAACCGCCGGCCTGAAGGTCCGCTGCGGATCCGCCGTCCCTCAACGCCTCTCCGCGGGAGGCAACCCCAACACCTCGAGCGCGCGCAACGCTGCGGCCGTGCGGTTTTCCACGCCCAGTTTCTGGAAGATGTTTTGCGCGTGTTTCTTCACCGTGTTGAGCGCGGCATCCAGCACGACCGCGATCTCCGGGCTCGTCTTGCCCTGAGTCATCCAGAACAGCACCTCGGCCTCGCGTGGCGTGAGCCCGAGGCTTTGCAGCGGCTCCGGTCCGGCGATCGCCATGCGCTCCTCCAACAACAGCATGACGGTCCGCGCACCCGCCGAACCCACGAACGGTCGGATGGTCAACACGCTGCCCGTGCGCTCCAGCGTCAACGGCTCCCGCGCACCGCTCGCGCCGTCCACGCTCTCGACCCACGCCACGATCGCAGCCGGCAGATGGGTCGTCACCTTCGCGGTGAAGTAACGCTCGAGCAGATGCCACGCGTGCTTCGTGCAAAACTGGATCGCGTGGTCGTGCGTCGCCACGATCACCGCTTGGTCGAGCGACTCCTGCAGTTGATCCTCCGCCTCCAGCCGCAGCCGCACCTCGCGCTGCAACGCCGCGTTCTTCGCCTGCAACTCCCGTTGCAGACGCCGGATCTCCAGATGCGCACGCACCCGCGCCAACACTTCCTCCGGCTGCACCGGTTTGGTGACGTAGTCGACCCCTCCCGCCGCGAAGCCCGCGACCTTGTCCACCGTCTCCGTCAGCGCCGTCATGAAGATCACCGGGATGTCGCTCCACTCCGGTCGTTGCTTGAGCCGCCGGCACACCGCGAGCCCGTCCATCCCCGGCATGAGCACGTCGAGCAGGACGATGTCCGGATGCACGAACTCGAGTTGCTCCAACGCCCCGCGCCCACTCTCCGCCACGAGCACCTCGAAGCCGGCGGCGCCGAGAAACTCCAGCAGCACGCCGAGGTTGGCCGGCACGTCGTCGACCACGAGGATGGACTCAGCGCTCTCCGTTCGCATCGCGCGCGATCCTCTCCAAGCGGTTCCTGATCTCCTGCATGCGGTAACTGTTCGCCAGCGCCTCCATCTCCGCCACGAATCCTTCGAAACGCGGCTCCGAGTCCACCAATCGGCGCAGATGGCGCCGCAGCCCCGTGGCGTCGCCGCGCCGCGCGTGCCCCAGCAACTCGCGCACCTGATCCGCACTCGGTTCGATCCGCACGGTCGCGCCGACGTCGTCGGTCGCCTCCCGCACCCACTCGAGACCGAGGTGCCGCTGCAACAGCGCCAGCAATTCCTCCTCGCGAAACGGCT from Opitutales bacterium ASA1 encodes the following:
- a CDS encoding PAS domain S-box protein produces the protein MSRTDSPDRPPNPDLLAEMASSVPGVLHALRIGTDGNTSFTWISESARDILGLAPHELSADGSAFIRRIHELDAARVASSVALSMRELSAWTCEFRWLHPSRGVIWLEGRSCPRRLPEGATIWHGVLWEVTDRKNTETSLRDREQRLRLLLDQLAASIWTTDAALAVTSVSGLGDRPVGPNREGLVGRNVLELVPDPATRARAAEIYRRALAGDTGAFDVLHEGRDVRCLISPFREADGTIVGTLGIGFDLSEQRNTERTLAAERDRMEKIAGTIPGAVHSFRLRPDGTTCMPFGAERVSPLFGIPAEELLHDASRVRALIHPDDQEIVTRAVEHSARTLEPWHQEYRSLRADGTYGWLEGHSVPLRDPDGGTTWHGTLTDVTERKLAEQTLRESQAQLRTTFAQLSEGVVVCRLDGTIDDWNPAALAMHGFTDLAECRAGLEHFLDVFELRTLSGDRVPADAWPFARILRGETLHGLDLRIRHLRLGWEKTFRYTGSLARDERGRPVLAVVHVSDVTADRRHEEEILALNAELEERVRDRTAELIEANAELEAFSYSVSHDLRAPLRTIDGFAQALIEDHGHLLSAEARRLVDVMRKGACDMGRLIDDLLAFAQLGRREIRRQVVDTHAIVARCLRQLDDLHRDRKVHCTVHALPASDADPALLAQVWSNLLGNAYKYTRDASPAVIEIGFHDEQGIPAFFVRDNGIGFDMRYLDKIFGVFQRLQRQEDFEGTGVGLAIVHRIITRHGGRIWAESRLGHGATFHFTLQPHPA
- a CDS encoding response regulator, yielding MTPSTSPIEILLVEDNPQDLELTLRALKKANIANHIEVARDGEEALDYVFCRGRHAERRISDTPRVILLDLKLPKIDGLEVLKQIKSDERTRNTPVVVLTSSKEQTDLVESYRLGVNSYIVKPVGFEGFAAAVQKLGMYWLLLNQPPA
- a CDS encoding response regulator transcription factor, which translates into the protein MRTESAESILVVDDVPANLGVLLEFLGAAGFEVLVAESGRGALEQLEFVHPDIVLLDVLMPGMDGLAVCRRLKQRPEWSDIPVIFMTALTETVDKVAGFAAGGVDYVTKPVQPEEVLARVRAHLEIRRLQRELQAKNAALQREVRLRLEAEDQLQESLDQAVIVATHDHAIQFCTKHAWHLLERYFTAKVTTHLPAAIVAWVESVDGASGAREPLTLERTGSVLTIRPFVGSAGARTVMLLLEERMAIAGPEPLQSLGLTPREAEVLFWMTQGKTSPEIAVVLDAALNTVKKHAQNIFQKLGVENRTAAALRALEVLGLPPAERR